The nucleotide sequence GCAGGCAGCGCTCGACGAATTCTTGTCCACTGCAGAGTTAGCCGGCACAGATTTCACAGCAGAGAAGATGAACAATGTTAAGATTATTCACACCGATCAAAAGAACCCATACCTGTTATCGGCTGCGGAAGAACGAGCTGCAGTTGGCAAGCAGAAGGTGCACAAGGAAAGACTCACAGTTCCAAGAAGACCAAAATGGGATTCTACCACAACCCCCCAAGAGCTTGATagaatggagagagatggTCTTCTcgaatggagaagaggacTGGCTGAACTTCAGGAAAATAACGACTTATTGATGACACCATTTGAGCGCAATTTGGAGGTTTGGAGGCAGTTGTGGAGAGTTATTGAGAGATCTGATCTTATTGTACAAATCGTTGATGCCAGGAACCCGCTTTTGTTTCGATCTGAAGATTTAGAAAGATATGTTAAAGATGTCGATAACCGCAAAGAGAATCTCCTGCTGGTAAACAAGGCTGATATGTTGACCTTGGAGCAAAGACAATATTGGGCTGATTATTTTGAGGCCGCCGGTATCAAATACAAGTTTTTCTCAGCAGCTTTAGCAAAAGAATTAAACGAAGCGATGTTAGAGGAgactgaagaagaaacagaggcttctgcttctgcatCAAAGCTAGCAGAGAAGGCGAGAGCACTTGGGcttgatgacgatgatgaagacgatgaggaCAGTGAAGCGGACAGCGATGAGCAAGATGAAAAGGCAGCTgccgaggaagatgatgaggaaagcgatgaagaaatcaCTGAGACCGAAAGTACCAGAATCTTGACTGTAGATGAGTTGGAGGCTCTTTTCTTGGTGCATGCACCTGACGTTCAAGGTAAAGTTTATCACATTCATGCAATGACTTTCATAGCTAACAAGTATAGACTCTGAGTCAGGAACTACTAGAAAGACTCAAATTGGTCTCGTCGGATATCCTAACGTTGGTAAATCTTCTACCATCAACGCCTTAATTGGTGCCAAAAAGGTGTCTGTATCCTCAACACCAGGAAAAACGAAGCATTTCCAAACTATCCATCTTAGTGACAAAGTCCTACTTTGCGATTGTCCTGGTCTGGTTTTCCCAAATTTTGCTACCACAAAAGCAGAACTTGTGTGCAACGGTATTCTACCTATTGATCAACTTAGAGAGTTTGTGGGTCCAGCTGGTTTGGTAGCACACCGCATACCTCAAGGATTCCTAGAAGCTTTGTATGGAATGAAAATCGTCACCCGACCTttggaggaaggaggaaCTGGTATACCAACAGCTGAAGAGATGTTAACAGCATATGCTAGAGCAAGAGGTTTTAGAAGAACTGGGCAAGGTCAGCCAGATGAGTCGAGAGCTGCTAGACATATTCTTAAGGATTACGTTAATGGAAAGCTGCTATTTTGTCAGCCTCCTCCATTGGACATTGAtccttttgaatttaatagAGAGCTGTATGACGAAGGTCATCTACCAGAGAAGAGACGACAGGCTTTAGCATCTATGGCGTCATCTGCCGATGACCAAGCTTCTGTTGCCGATTCCGATGTTATCGAAATGCCTCAAGgaccaaaatcaaagaaccTTGACAGTACTTTCTTTGCTCAAGGGCAAGGTAATTCAGCACATTTGCGAATGCCTTTCAGTCACAAATATTCGGAGCAAGGAACTGCCAGCGGAAAACTGCTCTCGGGGAGGAAACAGGCAACATTAATAGCTTTGGAGAAGGATGTGGATCCAaatgatatcaagaaattgaCTAGCAAGAAGCACTTTAAGGGTAACAAACCAGGTGGAAAGGGCAAGAGAAGAGCGAACTATTTCGCTGATTAAAGGTCTGATATTGGTCGGATTTGGTTCATAGAAAGGATACCTCAATAACGGTGGCGGTTTGCATTTCTGGTTGGAGTCAAGGTAGTGATTACGtagaaaatgaatatcaCCTCGGT is from Botrytis cinerea B05.10 chromosome 16, complete sequence and encodes:
- the Bclsg1 gene encoding Bclsg1, whose translation is MVLAKSKNAVGLGNSLMNDRFGKGKGADRKKTTATGIQRTHKDTGETYVTNEKQEASWVKMRSVTEQAALDEFLSTAELAGTDFTAEKMNNVKIIHTDQKNPYLLSAAEERAAVGKQKVHKERLTVPRRPKWDSTTTPQELDRMERDGLLEWRRGLAELQENNDLLMTPFERNLEVWRQLWRVIERSDLIVQIVDARNPLLFRSEDLERYVKDVDNRKENLLLVNKADMLTLEQRQYWADYFEAAGIKYKFFSAALAKELNEAMLEETEEETEASASASKLAEKARALGLDDDDEDDEDSEADSDEQDEKAAAEEDDEESDEEITETESTRILTVDELEALFLVHAPDVQDSESGTTRKTQIGLVGYPNVGKSSTINALIGAKKVSVSSTPGKTKHFQTIHLSDKVLLCDCPGLVFPNFATTKAELVCNGILPIDQLREFVGPAGLVAHRIPQGFLEALYGMKIVTRPLEEGGTGIPTAEEMLTAYARARGFRRTGQGQPDESRAARHILKDYVNGKLLFCQPPPLDIDPFEFNRELYDEGHLPEKRRQALASMASSADDQASVADSDVIEMPQGPKSKNLDSTFFAQGQGNSAHLRMPFSHKYSEQGTASGKLLSGRKQATLIALEKDVDPNDIKKLTSKKHFKGNKPGGKGKRRANYFAD